The DNA segment CCTGAAGGCGGGCGGCCACCCGGCGGCGGGCGACCAGCTCGCGGCGGAGAACGCCACCGAGTACGGCGGCCGGTCCGAGCGGGCGCTGCGGTTCGCGACCACGAACCCCGCGCGCAAGGGGTGCGTGGTGCCCGCCCTCGGCGACCGCACGGACACCTTCATGGACTCGTTCCGCCGGACCCGCGACGGTTTCCCCAAGGTGCGGACCGCCACCGTGCTCGGCAGCGTCGACCAGACGGTCATCAACGCGACGGGCGGCGCCTCCGGGCCGTACGAGGGGTCGTACATCACCGGCTGGTACCCGGTGGCGTCCGACCCGCGCTGGGGGCCGATGAAGAAGGTGATCAGCGAGGAGGCCTTCGGCGACAACCGCATCGACCCCGCGGACGCCGGGGTGCAGACCACCTGGATCGCCTACACCGTCCTGAAGGCCGCCCTGGACAGGATCGGCGACGGCGACGTGAGCGCCGACACCGTCCGGCACACCCTCGACCACGGCCTCGAGGTGTCCACCGGCGGCCTCACCCCGATCCTGCACTGGCCCGACGAGACCGCGCTCGGCGCGGTCGGCTTCCCGCGCCTCGTCAACGCCGCCGTGACGCTCCAGGTGGTGCGTGACGGCGAACTCGTCGCGGCGAAGGGGTACCGGGGCGGCGCCGACGGGGTCAGCGACATGACGAAGACCCTGCTGACCGCGGACATCGACTGACCGCACCCCCGGCCCCACCCCCGGGCGGGGGGCGGGGCCGGGGCGGGGGCGGGGGCTGCCCCCGTCGTGGCCGCTACCGGAATCCTCGCCCTTCAGGGCGAGGAGCATGTCAAAGCTGGGTCGGCTGGCGCTGGGTGAGTCCGTACTTCTGGGCGATGGCGTTCCACAGGCCGGCCGCCTTGGCCTTCTGGGCGCTGGCCGTGACGCTCGCCTGGTCACCCGCCTGTGTCTGGCCGGTACCGCGGGCGTGGCCGTGCGGGCAGCCCTTCTTGCCGTTGCCCGCCTGGTCGGCCCAGGCCGCGTAGTGGTTGTCGGCGGAGGCCGAGGCCTGCCAGGCCCTGGTGAGGGAGGCGGACAGTTCGGCGTTGCCCGGCAGCTGGTCGACGGACAGCTGGCCGAGCCGGGTGACCAGGTCGGTGCGCTGCTTGGCGGCGGAGCGCAGGTCGGCGGCAGCCTGGGCGAGGTTGTCGCACTGCCTGATGTTCCCCACCGCCCGGATCACCGAGGCACGGCTGCCGCCGCTGTCGGCGAGCAGCCGGTCCAGGTCGGCCGCCTGCTGCTTGGCGGGGTCGGCGCCGGCCGGCGCGGCGGAGGACTGCTGCGGGGTGGGCGGGGCGGACGAGGCGGCGGCCGGCTTGCCGTCGCTGCCCTTGTCGTCGCTCCCGCCGCTGAACAGGGCGCCGGCGCCGACGCCTATGACGACGATGCCGACACCGACGGCGGCTATCAGCGGCAGCCGCGAGCCGGTACGGCCGCTGCCGCGCCGCCCGCCGACCTCGTCGTCCATCGACATGGGGTACGACGACTGCTGCGGCAGCACCGGGGCCGGGTAGGCGTCCTGCACGCGCGGCATCTGCTGGGTGGCCCCGGCCGGACCGCCCGCCGGGGCACCGCGGAAGAGGTTGTCGAACTCGGCGGGCGGCTGGCGGTCCCCGCCCTGGTCGGTGACCGGCGGGATGTACTGCGTGGCCTGCGCGTCCGGGTGCCCGCCCGGGGCGGGCGGCTGCTGCGCGTGCCCCTGGTACGGGTTCTGGGCCCCGTACCCCTCGGGCGGCAGCGCGCCCGACGCCACCGGCGGGATGTACTGCGTGGCCCCCTCGTCGGCGCCGGCCGCCGGCACCGGCGGCAGGTACTGGGTCGCGCCCTCGGGCGCGCCGCCCTGGGCGGCCACCGGCGGGATGTACTGCGTCGCACCGTCGGCCGCGGGCAGCGGGGCGCCCGTCGCCGGGTACGCGGGCGGCAGCGGCGCGCCGTGGGAGGCGTACTGCTGCTGGTACGGGTCGGAGGCGCCGTACGCGGGCTGCCCGCCGCCCTGGCCGTACGCCGGGTTCTGGGCGTGGGAGTCGTAGGCCTGGGCGCCGTACGACGGGGCCGGGGCGCCCTCCGGGGGCAGCGGGCCGGGGCCGTCGGCGGCCGGGGACTGCTGCTGGGGGTGCCACTGCTGGGCGTCGGCCTGGGGCCAGCCCTGGCTCTGCTGGGGCGCCTGGTCACCACCAGGGCCCCACGAGCCGCCCCACGCCTGACCGCCGGCGGGGGCGGCGGGCGCGGGCGTGCCTGTCATGCCCGGCAGCAGCGGTGCGCCTCCGTCGGAGGGCAGCACGATGCCTTCGTGCGCGGGCTGCGCCGAGGGCTCATCGCCCTGTCCACTCTGCGTCACCAGGACTCCTACGATTGGGGGACCTTCGGAATCGTCGGCTCACGCTACCGGGTCCCCCGAGCCGGGTGCCACGCAGCTCAGGGCGCGATCTTCTTCCCTGTGACAGCAGTAACAAAACCACCCCGCGATGCGCTGTTCATGGAACCGTTGCCGAGACCATGGTCAGGTCTCAGCATTCCGGGCATTTCGGCCCGGAAGGTCCGCCTCATCACCAGAGCGTGAGGGGCTCGGCTTGAGTACGGTCTCTCGTTTCCGTCTGCCGCTGATGCGGCAGGGTTGCGCCACCTGCCCGCCCCGCCTCCGCCTTGCGGCGGGGGCGGGTGGCGCGGGTCTTGTGGTCGGCTCCACGAGGCTTCGACACCGCCGGGGCGGTGTCCTGGTCTCCGGCCACTCCGGTACCAGTCACGCAGGCTGCCGCGAGGGCGGCGAGGTTGAGCGCGGCGTTGTCGTCCCGGTCGATGACCAGACCGCAGGCGTCGCATTCGTACGTCCGGACGTGCAGCGGCAGTTTGGCTTTCACCACGCCGCACCCGGAACAGGTCTTCGAGGACGGGTACCAGCGGTTGGCGACCACGAGGCGGGTGGCGTGGCGCTGGCGGGTCTTGTAGTCGAGCCGGCGGCGGATCTCGCCGAATCCGGCGTCGGCGATTCTGCGGGCCAGACGCCGATTGCGGAGCATGCCGGCGACGTTGAGGTCTTCGACCACGACGGTGCCGTACTCGGCGGTCACCGCGGTGGTGAGCTTGTGCAGGGCGTCTTCGCGGAGGTTCGCCACGCGGTGGTGGACCTTGTTCCGCTGGGCGTTGGCCTTCTCCCACCGCTTCGACGGCTGCTGTCCGGTGTGCCGGTCGGGGCCCTGGCGTCGGGACGCGACGCGGGAGGCGCGGCGCAGCTGCTTGCGCGCCCGGTCGTAGTGGCCGGGATTGGGCGCGGTGCGGATCTCGCCAGTGCTGTCGGCCATGACCGCGAGGGTCTTCACCCCGAGGTCGATGCCGACCGCGACATCCGGCCGCGTGACGCGGACCAGGTCGCGCTTCACCTCCGCCTGGAAGGACACGAACCAGCATCCGCGTTCGTGCCGCACCGTCGCGGACAGGATCCGGGCCGCCTGGGCCTGGACGCGGTCGAGGAGCTTCACCGTGGGTTCATGCGTGCGGATCGCGCCCAGGCGGGGCAGCGTGACGTGCCGGCCGTCGGCGTCCACGCGGATCGTGCCGGTGGTGAACCGGCAGGACAGACGTCCCTTCCGCTTCGACTTGAACCGCGGCATACCCATCGCACGGCCACGGCGCTTCCCCTGCTTCGACTTGGCGTAGTTGTCGAACGAGGCGGCGGCGTTCGCGAGACCGGTGGAGTACGCCTCCTTCGAGTTCTCCTCCCACCAGGCCGCGAACCTCGGGTCGGTGTGCTTGCCCTCGTTGAACGCCTTCCGCAGAGCGGGCAGCGACCACGGCCGCCATTGCGTCAGCTGCTCCTCGGCGACGCCGTAGGACTCCTCCGCGCGGCGCTGCCACCACGACGCCTCGACCCAGCCGACAGCCCAGTTGTACGCGGCACGCGCCGCGCCGCAGTGCGAACGCAGCGCGTGCTCCTGGGAGGCGTTCGGGTCCAGAGCGAACCGGAACGCCTGCACCACAAAACCGGGCTGCGCCTGGAACTTCTTCACTCGGCTGCCTCGCCGGTCGCCACGGCCACCGCGCGGGCGGCGCGGTCCTTCGCCGCCCGCCGCCCATACAGGCGGGCGCACATCGACGTGAGCACCTCGGTAATGTCCCGCACCAGGTCGTCAGCGGTCTCGGTGGGGTCGAGGACGACCAGGCGCCGCCCGGACGCCGACAGGACGGCTTCGAGATGCTCGACGCCGAACCGGGCCAGCCGGTCACGATGCTCGACCACGATCACCGCCGTCTGCGGGTCGGACAGCAGGCGGTGCAGCTTGCGGCGCCGTCCGTTCAGCCCCGAGCCGACCTCGGCGACGACCTCGGCGACGGGCAGGCCGAGCCCGTTCGCGCCGGCCACGACCCGGGCGGCCTGCCGCTCAAGGTCGGCCTTCTGCTCAGCGGACGACACGCGGCAGTACGCCACCACTCGCCCCGAGGTCGCAGACACGGCCGGAGC comes from the Streptomyces sp. NBC_00820 genome and includes:
- a CDS encoding ABC transporter substrate-binding protein, with translation MTGRPRKRSTFLPSLLRPVRAAALSAGALAVCASLTAGCGVVPGVVGESADGPIKVMTWAPQNTDATNKPGMPAMAVAYAKWINSRGGFGGRELEVLTCNEHNDSVGAARCARRAAAEGVVAVVGSYSQFGDSFLAPLEGSGIPYIGGYGVTNDEFTGPMSYPVNGGQPALLAGLGEALAGTCGPVALVRPDSIAGDALPGLIDSGLKAGGHPAAGDQLAAENATEYGGRSERALRFATTNPARKGCVVPALGDRTDTFMDSFRRTRDGFPKVRTATVLGSVDQTVINATGGASGPYEGSYITGWYPVASDPRWGPMKKVISEEAFGDNRIDPADAGVQTTWIAYTVLKAALDRIGDGDVSADTVRHTLDHGLEVSTGGLTPILHWPDETALGAVGFPRLVNAAVTLQVVRDGELVAAKGYRGGADGVSDMTKTLLTADID
- the tnpB gene encoding IS607 family element RNA-guided endonuclease TnpB produces the protein MKKFQAQPGFVVQAFRFALDPNASQEHALRSHCGAARAAYNWAVGWVEASWWQRRAEESYGVAEEQLTQWRPWSLPALRKAFNEGKHTDPRFAAWWEENSKEAYSTGLANAAASFDNYAKSKQGKRRGRAMGMPRFKSKRKGRLSCRFTTGTIRVDADGRHVTLPRLGAIRTHEPTVKLLDRVQAQAARILSATVRHERGCWFVSFQAEVKRDLVRVTRPDVAVGIDLGVKTLAVMADSTGEIRTAPNPGHYDRARKQLRRASRVASRRQGPDRHTGQQPSKRWEKANAQRNKVHHRVANLREDALHKLTTAVTAEYGTVVVEDLNVAGMLRNRRLARRIADAGFGEIRRRLDYKTRQRHATRLVVANRWYPSSKTCSGCGVVKAKLPLHVRTYECDACGLVIDRDDNAALNLAALAAACVTGTGVAGDQDTAPAVSKPRGADHKTRATRPRRKAEAGRAGGATLPHQRQTETRDRTQAEPLTLW
- a CDS encoding IS607 family transposase, which encodes MKLSEWARQQGVSYQTAWRWVKDGKMPVPVRQAPSGTWLVAEPAPAVSATSGRVVAYCRVSSAEQKADLERQAARVVAGANGLGLPVAEVVAEVGSGLNGRRRKLHRLLSDPQTAVIVVEHRDRLARFGVEHLEAVLSASGRRLVVLDPTETADDLVRDITEVLTSMCARLYGRRAAKDRAARAVAVATGEAAE